A single Brassica rapa cultivar Chiifu-401-42 chromosome A04, CAAS_Brap_v3.01, whole genome shotgun sequence DNA region contains:
- the LOC103865724 gene encoding putative F-box protein At3g20030 — MTTISDLSRDLIGEILSKVPITCVGKLRSTCKRWNASTRERLVGKAGAKQSMGFMMMDYKVCSARINLNGILKDEEGSVVGPISIKPIDKLNEIEISKVFHCDGLLLCATRLLVWNPYLGQTKWIQPKKAYHRLDRYALGYDKNKKSYKILRFVDDQYLPTYLFEFEIYDMNSNLWRALDVTPDWDIEYFRPGLTVKGNTYFFAKQKVIFEEGANEADGDVDDFLVSFDFTKERFGPHLHVPFHSHLHEDTVALSSVGENKLAALYQSEDINAMEIWVTTKIEPHMVSWSKLYFLAVNNMIPLIGASFFIDEEKKLAVVFALDIHGRYKRACITGENGYFKQVDLGEVAVNSDDEDPYCFPVCSYVPSLVHINQGLVLSGKRKER; from the coding sequence ATGACTACTATCTCTGATCTTTCCCGAGATTTGATCGGGGAGATACTCTCGAAAGTTCCGATTACATGCGTTGGAAAATTAAGAAGCACTTGCAAACGATGGAATGCTTCAACGAGAGAAAGGCTAGTTGGAAAAGCAGGAGCTAAGCAGTCTATGGGGTTCATGATGATGGATTATAAGGTTTGTTCAGCGAGAATCAATCTCAACGGAATACTCAAGGACGAAGAAGGCTCTGTTGTTGGTCCAATATCTATAAAACCGATTGATAAGCTCAATGAAATTGAGATATCTAAAGTGTTTCACTGCGACGGCTTGTTGTTATGTGCGACGAGGCTATTGGTTTGGAACCCGTATCTAGGACAAACCAAGTGGATCCAGCCCAAAAAAGCTTACCACAGGCTGGACAGGTATGCTCTCGGATACGATAAAAACAAGAAATCCTACAAAATATTGAGGTTTGTGGATGATCAGTACTTGCCCACATACCTTTTTGAGTTCGAAATCTACGATATGAACTCTAACTTGTGGAGGGCTCTTGATGTCACTCCCGACTGGGATATCGAGTATTTTCGACCCGGCTTGACAGTGAAGGGAAACACTTACTTTTTCGCTAAACAAAAAGTAATATTTGAAGAAGGCGCAAATGAAGCAGACGGAGATGTGGATGATTTCTTGGTTTCTTTTGATTTTACAAAAGAGAGATTTGGACCACATCTACACGTGCCGTTTCACTCTCATCTCCATGAAGACACTGTGGCTCTATCGAGTGTCGGAGAGAATAAGCTTGCAGCCTTGTATCAGTCCGAGGATATAAATGCAATGGAGATATGGGTTACAACTAAGATTGAGCCCCATATGGTGTCATGGAGCAAGTTGTACTTCTTAGCGGTTAATAATATGATCCCTCTCATTGGTGCAAGTTTCTTCATTGACGAGGAAAAGAAACTCGCAGTGGTTTTCGCTTTAGATATACATGGTCGCTACAAAAGAGCTTGCATCACTGGAGAGAATGGGTATTTTAAACAAGTGGATCTCGGAGAAGTTGCTGTGAATTCTGATGACGAAGATCCCTACTGTTTCCCAGTCTGCTCTTACGTCCCAAGTTTGGTTCACATCAACCAAGGCCTAGTTCTATCGGGAAAAAGGAAAGAACGTTAA
- the LOC103865725 gene encoding WAT1-related protein At2g39510 codes for MALKTWKPFLTVISLQFGYAGLSIIAKFALDRGMSPHVLAAYRHIVATIFIAPFAFFLDRKVRPKMTLPIFFKIALLGLLEPTIDQNLYYTGMKYTSATFTAAMTNVLPAFAFLMAWIFRLEKVNIRKIHSQAKILGTVVTVGGAMLMTVVKGPLVPLPWANPNDSHQDSSNPGVTPDLTKGALLIAIGCICWAGFVNLQAITLKSYPVELSLTAYICLMGSIESTIVALFIERGNPSAWAIQLDSKLLAAVYGGVICSGVGYYVQGVIMKTRGPVFVTAFNPLSMVIVAILGSIILAEVMYLGRILGAIVIVLGLYSVLWGKSKDEPSNSFSDMDIELPRSTPQVVTFSLKANTETDTMNASVVNSRNNTNESV; via the exons ATGGCTTTAAAAACATGGAAGCCATTTCTAACTGTTATTTCTCTTCAATTCGGATACGCTGGACTATCGATCATAGCGAAATTCGCACTAGATCGAGGCATGAGCCCTCACGTTCTAGCTGCATATCGCCATATCGTTGCCACAATTTTCATTGCTCCATTTGCTTTTTTCTTGGATAG AAAAGTGAGGCCAAAGATGACGCTGCCCATCTTCTTCAAGATAGCGTTGCTTGGGCTATTGGA ACCAACAATTGATCAGAACTTATACTACACTGGAATGAAGTACACTTCCGCAACTTTCACAGCTGCAATGACCAATGTTCTCCCTGCCTTTGCCTTTCTTATGGCATGGATCTTCAG ACTAGAGAAGGttaacatcaggaaaatacacAGCCAAGCCAAGATTCTAGGGACAGTGGTGACAGTTGGTGGAGCAATGCTTATGACTGTTGTGAAAGGACCTTTGGTTCCATTGCCTTGGGCTAATCCTAACGATAGTCATCAAGACTCATCTAATCCCGGTGTCACACCAGATCTTACAAAAGGCGCCCTCCTCATCGCTATCGGTTGCATCTGCTGGGCCGGTTTTGTCAATCTCCAA GCGATCACGCTTAAATCGTACCCGGTAGAGCTGTCCTTGACGGCTTACATATGCTTAATGGGATCTATTGAAAGCACTATTGTGGCACTTTTTATTGAAAGGGGAAATCCTTCTGCTTGGGCTATTCAACTGGATTCCAAATTACTAGCCGCTGTTTATGGT GGAGTAATATGTTCAGGTGTTGGTTACTACGTTCAAGGAGTAATAATGAAAACTCGAGGACCGGTGTTTGTGACTGCCTTCAATCCACTGAGCATGGTCATTGTTGCGATTTTGGGTTCTATAATTCTTGCTGAGGTTATGTACCTTGGAAG GATTCTTGGAGCAATAGTGATAGTTCTTGGGCTCTATTCCGTTTTGTGGGGCAAAAGCAAAGACGAACCATCTAATTCATTTTCAGACATGGACATAGAGCTCCCACGTAGTACTCCACAAGTTGTGACATTCTCGTTGAAAGCAAACACAGAAACGGACACCATGAATGCAAGTGTTGTGAACTCGAGGAATAACACCAATGAATCAGTCTAA